The Magnetococcales bacterium nucleotide sequence ATTCACCCCATCCCCCACCATGGCGGTTTTTTCACCCCCAGCCTCCCGCCGGCGGATCTCCTGCTCCTTCCCCTCAGGCTTCAATTCACCCAACCAACCCGACGCAGTCACCTCTTTAGCCACATGGGCCACCACCGCATTACGATCCCCTGAAAGAATGTGGCAGGGAAGCGCCAACTGCCTCACCCGATTCAAAGCCCCATGAGCATCCTCCTTGAGGGCATCCGCAACCCCAATGAACCCCAGGAGCTTTTCATCATCCCCACAGGCGATCCAAGTGAGGGGCTGAGATATCTCCCCGGGAATGGAGGCGGCATCATCCGGATGGTGTTCCGCTACGAAGGCAGGCCGCCCCACCCGATAACGCACCCCATCAATAACCGCTTCAACCCCCAATCCCGGATAGTTGCGGAAATCTTTAACGCCCTCTACCAAAGGAATCTTCTTTTCCCGGGCCACCCCCACCACAGCACTCGCCAGAGGATGTTCCGAGCGGTTTTCCAGGGTAGCGGCGATGGAGAGCCATCTCTCCTGTGACATCTGCGCAACCGATTCAATTCGGGTGACCTTGGGGGTTCCCCGGGTGAGAGTGCCGGTTTTGTCGACAATGAGGGTGGTGATGTGGGTTAAACGCTCCAGGGTTTCTCCGCTGCGAACCAAAATCCCCTCCTTGGCAGCCAAACCGGTGGCGACGATAATGGCTGCCGGGGTAGCCAGACCCAAGGCACAGGGGCAGGAGATGATCAGCAAGGCGACACTGTTTTCCAACGCCTGAGAAGGATCCACCCGGAGCCAATACCAAAGGGTAGCGGCTGCCAAAAACAAAATCGCCCCGACAAACACCCCGGCCACCCGATCTGCCAACCCCTGAATGGGGGTGCGTTCCGATTGAGCCTGCTCCACCAAACGCACGATACGAGCCAGAGCCGCATCCTCACCCACCCGGGTCGCGGTAATTTCCAGTGCGCCATCCAGATTTTGGCTGCCTCCCGAAACCCCCTCCCCCACCCCTTTGCCCACAGGAATGGACTCTCCGGTCAACATCGACTCATCCACCGATGAGCGCCCCTCACACACCACCCCATCCACCGGAATGGTCTCCCCCGGGCGCACCACCACCCGATCCCCAGCCACCACCTCCCGAATGGGCAGGTTCAAGGTTTTGCCCCCACGGATGACGTTGGCGGTACGCGGGGTGAGATCGAGAAGTCGCTCGGTGGCCGCTGCAGCCCGCTTGCGCCCCCCAGACTCCAGATAACGACCTACAAGGAGGATAAATACGAAGAGCGCCACCGAATCAAAGTAGACCTCCCCCTCCCCGGTCAACGTTCCCCAAAGGGAATAGCTGAAGGTGGCTGCCGCTCCCAGAGCAATGGGAAAATCCATGCTCAAGCGACCCACTCTGAGACTGTTCCACGCCCCCCGAAAAAAGATCGATCCCCCATAAAAAACCGCTGGAATGGCCAAAAAGAGGGAGACCCAATGGAAATAGCTGCGAAATTCCTGGGTCATGCCGCCAAAAGCCCCGGCATAGAGAGCAAAGGAGAAGAGCATGATGTTGCCCGCTCCAAACCCCGCCACCCCCAAACGCAACAACATCGCCCGATCCCGCTTGCGATGGCGCTCCTCCACCCGATCCGGGTCATAGGGTTCGGCGCGATAGCCGATGCGGGCGATGGTGGCGATGATTTCCGAAAGGGTGGTGAGGTCCGGATTCCAGCGCACCTGGGCTCGGTGAGTGGAAAAATTGACCCGGGCACTCACCACCCCAGGGAGCCCGCCGAGAATTTTTTCGTTGAGCCAGACACACGCCACACAGTGAAGCCCTTCCAAAATCAGATGGACTTCCAGATCTCCCTCCACCTGGCGGACCAGGCGTTTTTGATATTCCGGATCATCAAAAACAGTGGTGGTGGATATTTCATCCCCTTCCGGGCGGCCACCGGTCAGGCTATCCCGTCGGCGATAAAATTCCATCAACCCCGCCCCCTGGATAATGCGATAAGCAGCCAGGCAGCCGGTGCAGCAAAAGTGCAAAAGCGCCCCCTCACCCCCATGGGTAATGGGCTCCCCCTTAGGCAGGGGCAATCCGCAGTGGAAGCAGTCGGAAGTGTGTGGGATCGCGTTAGGCAAAAGAGACAAACCGGGTTTAATGGAAGAAAGAGGGGGTGACGGGAATCATTTGGCGCGACATCAACGCAACCAAAAACAGCGATACCGGATAAGATGCCAAACGCCAGCCATCATATCCGGCTGTGAGGTGAGAGAAAACCTATCCGAACGTGAGAGAGACCCTGGTTCCCAGTGCGTTGGCAATCCGTTGCAACAGGTCAACCCCCACAGACATGTCGGCATGTTCAATTCGGGAGATGATCCGTTGTGTGGTCTGAGCCTTTTGAGCCAACTTGGCCTGACTCATTTTCAAGGCCTTGCGCTTGGCATGAATCGCCTGGGCAATTTCTATCTTCAGAGAGGTCTCCTCAAAGGATTTCCGACACTCAGGATCCTGCAACCAGGCGTTAAAAGAGGATTCGGCCTCTACCAGGTGCGCACTCTGTTGGTGGGCAGCGTCATCGTTTGGTTTCATGGCTATGCGTCGTCTGTTCGGTGTGGGTGAGATAACGCTTGTAGGCGATTTCAATTTCCTTTTTGGGTGTTGCCTCTCCTTCCCGTTTGGTAAAGCCATGCAGGAGAAGGATCGAATTTTTCAAGCGAATCTTGATGATCACCCGGTGAAGTTTTTTGGATTCCTTGACCCGGACTTCTTCGAGGGGATAGCCGTGAAGTTTCCGAAATGGAATCCCTTCGATTTTCCCCTCATTTTCTTTCAAGTGTGTTAAATAAGCGAAAAATCGACCGCGCAGTTTAGCGGACAGGCCTTCCAAAAAATGTTTGACGGGAATCTGACCGTCGGATTCCCTGTAATAATAGATACGCATGAC carries:
- a CDS encoding type II toxin-antitoxin system RelE/ParE family toxin; translation: MRIYYYRESDGQIPVKHFLEGLSAKLRGRFFAYLTHLKENEGKIEGIPFRKLHGYPLEEVRVKESKKLHRVIIKIRLKNSILLLHGFTKREGEATPKKEIEIAYKRYLTHTEQTTHSHETKR
- a CDS encoding helix-turn-helix domain-containing protein — protein: MKPNDDAAHQQSAHLVEAESSFNAWLQDPECRKSFEETSLKIEIAQAIHAKRKALKMSQAKLAQKAQTTQRIISRIEHADMSVGVDLLQRIANALGTRVSLTFG
- a CDS encoding heavy metal translocating P-type ATPase, whose product is MPNAIPHTSDCFHCGLPLPKGEPITHGGEGALLHFCCTGCLAAYRIIQGAGLMEFYRRRDSLTGGRPEGDEISTTTVFDDPEYQKRLVRQVEGDLEVHLILEGLHCVACVWLNEKILGGLPGVVSARVNFSTHRAQVRWNPDLTTLSEIIATIARIGYRAEPYDPDRVEERHRKRDRAMLLRLGVAGFGAGNIMLFSFALYAGAFGGMTQEFRSYFHWVSLFLAIPAVFYGGSIFFRGAWNSLRVGRLSMDFPIALGAAATFSYSLWGTLTGEGEVYFDSVALFVFILLVGRYLESGGRKRAAAATERLLDLTPRTANVIRGGKTLNLPIREVVAGDRVVVRPGETIPVDGVVCEGRSSVDESMLTGESIPVGKGVGEGVSGGSQNLDGALEITATRVGEDAALARIVRLVEQAQSERTPIQGLADRVAGVFVGAILFLAAATLWYWLRVDPSQALENSVALLIISCPCALGLATPAAIIVATGLAAKEGILVRSGETLERLTHITTLIVDKTGTLTRGTPKVTRIESVAQMSQERWLSIAATLENRSEHPLASAVVGVAREKKIPLVEGVKDFRNYPGLGVEAVIDGVRYRVGRPAFVAEHHPDDAASIPGEISQPLTWIACGDDEKLLGFIGVADALKEDAHGALNRVRQLALPCHILSGDRNAVVAHVAKEVTASGWLGELKPEGKEQEIRRREAGGEKTAMVGDGVNDAPALARAYVSMVVQNASDISVAAADVVFLNRRLASIPRILELSRQTMGIVRQNFAISLIYNVIALPLAASGQVSPLFAAIAMPLSSLVVVGNALRLKKR